The genomic interval GATGCTGAGGATCTCCGCGGGCTCGTTGCCCGTGCTGCCGAACCAGTGCGGAACCTTGGTGCTGAATTCGGCGACGTCGCCGGGGTCGAGCGCCCAGATCTGGTCGCCGACAACCAGATGCAGGTGGCCGGACAGAACGTAGATCCACTCATGGCCTTCGTGCGCCCGCGGTTCTGGTTCGACCTTGCCGGCCGGTACGACGATCTTCCAGGCCTGCGCGCCATCAGGCCCGCCGGTCAGCGGGATCACCGTCCTGCCTTTGACGCGATTCGGCTTGAGCCGGATGCGCGGATCGCCCTCCCCCGGTGCTGCGACCAGGTCGTCCAGCGGCACCTGATAGGCATGCGACAGCGCGAGCAGCAGGCCCAGGGTGGGCC from Kribbella sp. NBC_00709 carries:
- a CDS encoding helix-turn-helix domain-containing protein, which produces MSGVEDTSAAEIAAVLDRVGGRLKRLRTGRRLTLADVAKATGISKSTMSRLETGQRRPTLGLLLALSHAYQVPLDDLVAAPGEGDPRIRLKPNRVKGRTVIPLTGGPDGAQAWKIVVPAGKVEPEPRAHEGHEWIYVLSGHLHLVVGDQIWALDPGDVAEFSTKVPHWFGSTGNEPAEILSIFSRPGERMNVRTGVEAGRSATRR